In the genome of Myxococcus stipitatus, one region contains:
- a CDS encoding class I SAM-dependent methyltransferase — protein sequence MSLSPGAVPLPRRFGDEPLIDILRHLKEGLSGAERVCIEVPDPDLGRGRYPGERMGGLLHRPLRSWCDLAEGLSCRLLTPRAVDATHVSLTFEALGAEASWHAGGASAPEASPVEERYGADSAFARVRKLEDAGFLLPWLEALGRVSLPEGARVLDLGVNRGDELAAFAWLDRVPDVTFVGVDHSASALAEARARFPDARHRFIAADLNALPEGLGRFHLVISVGTLQSPGVDDHALLRKLVQEHLAPQATLVLGFPNSRFRDGEVVYGARVRNLREPDLSLLVKDLSFYRRYLHQHGFRTFLGGKYDLLLTAVRGGAAQSSD from the coding sequence ATGTCGCTCTCCCCTGGTGCCGTGCCTCTCCCGCGTCGCTTCGGCGACGAGCCGCTCATCGATATCCTCCGCCACTTGAAGGAGGGGCTCTCGGGAGCGGAGCGCGTGTGCATCGAGGTGCCGGACCCGGACCTGGGCCGAGGCCGCTATCCCGGCGAGCGGATGGGCGGGTTGCTGCACCGGCCGCTGCGCAGCTGGTGCGACCTGGCGGAGGGACTGTCCTGCCGGTTGCTCACGCCTCGCGCGGTGGATGCCACGCATGTCTCGCTGACCTTCGAGGCGTTGGGCGCGGAGGCGTCGTGGCATGCGGGCGGCGCGAGTGCTCCCGAGGCGTCTCCCGTCGAGGAGCGCTACGGCGCGGACTCCGCCTTCGCCCGGGTGAGGAAGCTCGAGGACGCGGGGTTCCTGTTGCCGTGGCTGGAGGCGCTCGGGCGGGTGAGCCTGCCCGAGGGGGCTCGCGTCCTGGACCTGGGCGTGAACCGGGGCGATGAGCTGGCCGCCTTCGCGTGGTTGGACCGCGTGCCGGACGTCACGTTCGTGGGGGTGGACCACAGCGCCAGCGCGCTGGCGGAGGCGCGTGCCCGGTTCCCGGATGCGCGGCATCGCTTCATCGCGGCGGACCTCAACGCGCTGCCAGAGGGGCTGGGGCGGTTCCACCTGGTGATATCCGTGGGCACGTTGCAGAGCCCTGGCGTGGATGACCACGCGCTCCTGCGCAAGCTGGTGCAGGAGCACCTGGCGCCCCAGGCGACGCTGGTGCTGGGGTTCCCCAACTCACGCTTTCGCGATGGCGAGGTGGTCTACGGCGCGCGGGTGCGGAACCTCCGCGAGCCGGACCTCTCCCTGCTGGTGAAGGACCTCTCGTTCTACCGCCGCTACCTGCACCAGCACGGCTTCCGCACGTTCCTCGGCGGCAAGTACGACCTGCTGCTGACGGCGGTGCGGGGTGGGGCGGCTCAGTCCTCGGATTGA